One window of the Acaryochloris sp. CCMEE 5410 genome contains the following:
- a CDS encoding DUF1636 domain-containing protein, giving the protein MALPIMTQHALFVCRSCAFSPTQRDYRGQRGGYYLLSSLRQLQEQSPLPPEFKIEAVDCLSACNRPCTIALAAAGKNSLMFGDLLPLDSAAAVLQLARQYYSSSEGIVPRQHRPESLQKGILARIPYPSL; this is encoded by the coding sequence ATGGCATTGCCCATCATGACTCAACATGCTCTATTCGTCTGTCGGTCCTGTGCCTTCTCGCCGACCCAACGGGATTACAGAGGACAACGCGGTGGTTATTACCTGCTTAGCAGCTTACGGCAGCTTCAGGAGCAATCACCTCTACCGCCTGAATTCAAGATCGAAGCGGTGGACTGCCTAAGTGCCTGCAATCGTCCCTGCACCATTGCCCTAGCAGCAGCAGGGAAAAACTCCTTAATGTTTGGTGACCTACTGCCCCTAGACAGTGCCGCGGCAGTTTTGCAACTGGCCCGCCAATATTATTCCAGTTCAGAGGGCATCGTTCCCCGTCAGCATCGTCCAGAGTCGCTGCAAAAAGGGATTCTAGCGAGAATTCCCTACCCCAGTCTGTAA
- a CDS encoding Uma2 family endonuclease, translating into METLTINASKAALTEAQFYNICRQNEGLRFEMTAQGDLIVMPPVGGLSGSRESDLNADVQIWNRRTGLGQVFSSSTVFQLPNGAKRSPDVAWVEQSRWDTLSREAQEKFPPLAPDFVIELRSRTDDLAVLQAKMQEYVENGVRLGWLINPQDQQVEIYQPGKDKEMTSLPTQLSGEEILPGFTLDLPQF; encoded by the coding sequence ATGGAAACGCTGACAATCAATGCCTCAAAAGCAGCATTAACTGAAGCGCAGTTTTACAATATTTGTCGTCAAAATGAAGGATTGCGCTTTGAGATGACCGCACAGGGAGATCTAATCGTTATGCCTCCAGTTGGCGGTTTAAGTGGAAGTCGTGAATCTGATTTAAATGCAGATGTGCAGATTTGGAATCGACGCACTGGCTTAGGTCAGGTGTTTAGTTCTTCAACGGTATTTCAATTGCCCAATGGTGCGAAACGATCACCAGATGTTGCCTGGGTCGAACAAAGTCGCTGGGATACCCTGTCACGAGAAGCGCAAGAAAAATTTCCACCCCTGGCCCCCGACTTTGTGATTGAGTTGCGGTCCCGGACTGATGACCTAGCTGTGCTGCAAGCGAAAATGCAGGAATATGTAGAAAATGGTGTGCGGCTCGGTTGGCTAATCAATCCCCAGGATCAGCAAGTGGAGATTTATCAACCAGGGAAAGATAAAGAGATGACATCGCTGCCAACTCAACTGTCAGGAGAAGAGATATTGCCAGGTTTTACCCTGGATCTACCGCAGTTTTAG
- a CDS encoding TIGR02652 family protein: MTLLDWPIFGIHISCPICRRQSPALMLTEAYLCPSHGVFEADPVTGSLVHLDTERCWYPWQGNWYQQHRNPEGLKIEVFQVLDHLHYQGFRAVKLTLARRYEALVQPHLEFQSDWWRQIYYAKPRLYGLPLEFSPAIDADSRWQVINFEFSTEFGPPAYAYPFCTRWDEGVGKSKGR, from the coding sequence ATGACCCTGTTAGATTGGCCCATTTTTGGTATCCATATTAGCTGTCCGATTTGCCGCCGACAGAGTCCAGCCCTGATGCTAACCGAGGCGTATCTTTGCCCGAGTCATGGGGTCTTTGAAGCCGATCCGGTAACGGGCAGTCTCGTTCACCTCGATACGGAGCGATGTTGGTATCCCTGGCAGGGCAACTGGTATCAGCAGCACCGCAACCCAGAAGGGCTAAAGATAGAAGTTTTCCAAGTGCTTGATCACCTGCATTACCAGGGTTTTCGGGCGGTTAAACTGACCCTTGCTCGCCGATATGAAGCACTAGTCCAGCCCCATTTAGAATTCCAATCTGATTGGTGGCGACAGATTTACTATGCGAAACCCCGGCTCTATGGGCTGCCTTTAGAATTTAGCCCTGCCATCGATGCTGATTCCCGCTGGCAGGTGATCAATTTTGAATTTTCTACAGAATTTGGCCCGCCGGCTTATGCTTACCCGTTCTGTACCCGATGGGATGAGGGCGTTGGCAAGTCCAAGGGCCGTTAG
- a CDS encoding GTP-binding protein, whose translation MVTAAIDTVPVTVLTGYLGAGKTTLLNRILTHEHGKKVAVIVNEFGEVGIDNQLVIDADEEIFEMNNGCICCTVRGDLIRIIGNLMRRRDKFDHMVIETTGLADPAPVIQTFFVDEDMQTQLNLDAVVTVVDAKHIHQHWDADEAQEQIAFADVVLLNKTDLVSEADLADLENRIRSMNAMTKIYRTQDAAVEMESILGVSAFDLDRALEIDPEFLGEDAHEHDETVGSVALTESGEIDGERLNGWLGNLLQTKGPDIFRMKGILNIAGEDQRFVFQGVHMLFDGRADRPWKASETRKNELVFIGRNLDEDQLRKGFQACLV comes from the coding sequence ATGGTTACCGCTGCAATAGATACCGTCCCTGTCACCGTCCTAACGGGCTATCTGGGAGCCGGAAAAACAACCTTACTCAACCGCATTCTCACCCATGAACATGGCAAAAAAGTAGCCGTGATTGTCAATGAATTTGGTGAGGTAGGCATTGATAATCAGCTGGTGATCGATGCTGATGAAGAAATCTTTGAAATGAACAATGGCTGTATCTGTTGCACCGTACGGGGTGATCTGATTCGGATTATTGGCAACCTAATGCGACGGCGCGATAAGTTCGACCATATGGTGATTGAGACCACAGGGCTAGCGGATCCAGCTCCCGTGATCCAGACTTTCTTTGTAGATGAGGATATGCAAACCCAGCTCAATCTGGATGCAGTGGTGACGGTCGTGGATGCCAAGCATATTCATCAACATTGGGATGCGGATGAAGCCCAGGAGCAAATTGCTTTTGCGGATGTGGTGTTACTCAATAAAACCGATTTAGTCAGTGAAGCGGATTTGGCGGATCTGGAAAATCGAATCCGGTCCATGAACGCCATGACCAAAATTTACCGCACACAGGATGCGGCGGTGGAGATGGAGTCCATTTTAGGCGTGAGTGCCTTTGATCTAGACCGGGCCTTAGAGATCGACCCTGAGTTTTTGGGAGAAGATGCCCATGAGCATGACGAAACCGTAGGGTCGGTGGCCTTAACAGAATCGGGAGAGATCGATGGCGAACGGCTCAACGGTTGGCTAGGCAATCTGTTACAAACCAAAGGACCTGATATCTTTCGGATGAAGGGAATTTTGAATATTGCCGGAGAAGATCAGCGATTTGTGTTTCAGGGGGTTCATATGCTGTTTGATGGCCGTGCGGATCGCCCTTGGAAAGCCAGCGAAACCCGCAAGAATGAGCTGGTGTTTATTGGCCGCAATTTAGATGAAGATCAGTTAAGAAAGGGGTTCCAAGCTTGCCTCGTGTAA
- a CDS encoding WD40 repeat domain-containing protein: MPRVTQPRLGRKWRGRLDDYVTAIAWSPDSQQVAACDGAGNVQCLNRITQQTHCLQTGTGQSVDALAYSADGRFLAAGGQDGRVSIWEMSGDAPTLFTCLENPRTWVDQLAWHPRRQELVFSLGRYAQVWEVETQQVLTTLAFENSSVLDLAWHPQQDWLAVGGHQGVKIWQDWDQDPAIRELPGSSICVSWSPDGQYLASGNLDRTMVVWPSEEDVPWRMTGFPGKVRQIAWSADAESPDAEPLLSAASGSCITTWHRLGSGWEAELLEEHTQAVNAIAFQPNTTLLVSAAADDFLCLWQGGAKLVQAQKSISGSALAWSPDGQTLALGGQQGEWQLWTQSARGQGFL, translated from the coding sequence TTGCCTCGTGTAACTCAGCCACGACTTGGGCGCAAATGGCGTGGGCGTTTAGATGATTATGTGACGGCCATTGCCTGGTCACCCGATAGCCAGCAGGTGGCCGCCTGCGATGGAGCGGGTAACGTTCAATGTCTCAATCGAATCACCCAACAAACCCATTGTCTGCAAACGGGCACTGGACAGTCAGTGGATGCCTTGGCTTACTCCGCTGATGGCCGTTTTCTCGCAGCAGGAGGGCAAGATGGCCGTGTTTCAATTTGGGAGATGAGCGGAGACGCACCGACGCTGTTCACCTGTCTAGAGAATCCTCGAACCTGGGTGGATCAGCTGGCCTGGCATCCTCGGCGTCAAGAATTGGTGTTTAGCTTGGGGCGCTATGCCCAGGTCTGGGAGGTTGAGACCCAGCAAGTCCTGACGACTCTCGCCTTTGAAAACTCTTCCGTTTTAGATTTAGCCTGGCACCCTCAACAGGATTGGCTGGCGGTCGGGGGCCATCAAGGGGTCAAAATTTGGCAGGATTGGGATCAAGATCCCGCCATTCGAGAGCTTCCAGGGTCGAGTATTTGTGTCTCTTGGTCACCAGACGGGCAATATTTAGCGTCAGGAAATTTAGATCGCACCATGGTGGTGTGGCCTTCAGAAGAAGACGTACCCTGGCGGATGACGGGTTTCCCAGGCAAAGTTCGGCAAATAGCCTGGTCAGCGGATGCTGAATCCCCTGATGCTGAACCCCTGCTGTCCGCAGCCAGTGGTAGCTGCATTACCACTTGGCACCGCCTAGGAAGTGGCTGGGAAGCAGAGCTGTTAGAAGAGCACACGCAAGCCGTCAATGCCATTGCCTTTCAGCCCAATACCACTCTTTTAGTATCCGCGGCAGCGGATGACTTTCTCTGTCTGTGGCAAGGTGGGGCCAAGCTAGTCCAAGCACAAAAAAGCATCAGTGGTTCAGCGCTGGCTTGGAGTCCAGATGGTCAGACCCTAGCCTTAGGGGGCCAGCAAGGAGAATGGCAGCTTTGGACCCAAAGTGCACGAGGTCAAGGATTTCTCTAG
- a CDS encoding WD40 repeat domain-containing protein, whose product MFTLTPSPSSMPLLKPLAELSRHHQLSDYITAIAWSPVGNTLAVTSGAGEVFLLHNDSALLLQDASGLSIDDIAFSADGQWLAAGGQAGQIHLWPMTIEMATETAPASEILMGNSAWIDRLQWHPHHNLLAFNRGKTVQIWDADRAEMLTTLELASQVQDIGWSPDGQHLAVAANTLVNIWRIPQWDHPLHQWELMAPAMSLSWSAEGAYLATANQDLSVSILTWAKVSFINQASTAEDDLPTLIRGFPGKIRQLAWADVPDADRSPILAAATRELVAMSMLVPDEGWQSWILDSHTANVLDIAFQPQTGLLASLSEDGWVILWKAAVEAAQMLDGAMDGFSCLAWHPTGQCLAAGGQRGEVLVWSVDLGYEGLGYENDEWGLD is encoded by the coding sequence ATGTTCACCCTCACTCCTTCGCCATCTTCGATGCCCCTACTTAAGCCCCTAGCAGAACTGAGTCGCCATCATCAACTATCGGATTACATTACTGCGATCGCATGGTCGCCCGTTGGCAATACCCTGGCGGTGACGTCGGGGGCAGGAGAGGTTTTTTTGCTGCACAACGATAGTGCACTATTGCTTCAAGATGCCAGTGGTTTATCCATCGATGACATCGCCTTCTCCGCTGATGGCCAGTGGTTAGCAGCTGGTGGCCAAGCAGGGCAGATTCACCTTTGGCCCATGACGATAGAGATGGCGACAGAGACAGCCCCAGCCTCAGAGATCCTAATGGGCAACTCTGCCTGGATTGATCGGCTCCAGTGGCATCCTCACCACAACTTACTCGCCTTCAATCGAGGGAAGACGGTGCAAATTTGGGATGCTGATCGGGCTGAAATGCTGACTACTCTTGAACTCGCTTCCCAAGTTCAAGACATTGGCTGGTCGCCCGATGGGCAACATCTTGCGGTGGCAGCCAATACCCTAGTCAACATTTGGCGGATTCCACAGTGGGATCACCCTCTCCATCAATGGGAACTGATGGCTCCAGCAATGTCTCTATCCTGGTCTGCTGAAGGGGCTTATCTCGCAACAGCAAATCAAGATCTAAGTGTCAGTATTCTAACGTGGGCCAAGGTGTCCTTTATCAATCAGGCTTCCACCGCAGAAGATGATTTACCAACCCTCATTCGGGGCTTCCCTGGTAAGATCCGCCAACTGGCTTGGGCCGATGTACCCGATGCAGATCGCTCCCCTATTTTAGCGGCTGCAACCCGTGAACTGGTAGCGATGTCGATGCTAGTACCCGACGAAGGCTGGCAAAGTTGGATATTAGATAGCCACACTGCGAACGTCTTAGATATTGCGTTTCAGCCCCAAACAGGTCTGCTTGCCTCTCTATCTGAAGATGGTTGGGTCATTTTGTGGAAAGCAGCGGTTGAAGCTGCTCAGATGCTCGATGGCGCGATGGACGGATTTTCATGTTTGGCTTGGCACCCCACTGGACAGTGTCTCGCCGCAGGGGGGCAACGGGGTGAAGTGTTAGTTTGGTCCGTTGACTTGGGTTATGAAGGTTTGGGTTATGAAAACGACGAATGGGGGCTGGACTGA
- a CDS encoding type II toxin-antitoxin system Phd/YefM family antitoxin encodes MMKVYTYSEARQNLSELLNQAQAEEVIIKGRDGAVFSVKAKKPKKSPLDVEGIESTVSKKQILAAVRESRKS; translated from the coding sequence ATGATGAAAGTTTATACTTATTCTGAGGCAAGGCAAAATCTGTCAGAGCTTTTAAATCAAGCGCAGGCAGAAGAAGTAATCATTAAAGGAAGAGATGGAGCCGTTTTCTCTGTCAAAGCCAAGAAGCCAAAAAAATCTCCCTTGGATGTTGAAGGTATTGAATCCACTGTGTCAAAGAAGCAAATTTTAGCAGCCGTGCGAGAGTCAAGAAAGTCATAA
- a CDS encoding NAD(P)/FAD-dependent oxidoreductase, translating to MKQTTSSYDVVIVGAGPAGVGCAVALQDLGLKNFILLERQQVGASFSRWPAEMNLITPSFPSHGFGLLDLNAITLKTSPAIAFRREHINGQQYALYLQTVVDHFQLPVKTGTDVLDIEPLSQCRGFILKTSGGDVKTQFVIWAAGEFQYPKLNPFLGADHCIHNSQIRSWKNLPGDEFTIIGGYESGMDAATHLVALGKSVRVLDRTGVWGNQETDPSISLSPYTLQRVMLAHQTGRLDLIGNASIEEVKKVSEGYAVFSEYQKWLTVHPPILCTGFETSLQQIASLFLWSGGHAILNDEDESTLTPGLFVVGPSVRHHDVIFCFIYKFRQRFAVVADAIARRLDLDPAPLETYRQQGMFLDDLSCCDNDCIC from the coding sequence ATGAAACAGACAACTTCTTCCTATGATGTGGTGATAGTCGGTGCAGGGCCAGCCGGGGTGGGTTGTGCGGTCGCGCTTCAGGATCTGGGCCTGAAAAACTTTATCCTGTTGGAACGGCAGCAGGTGGGAGCCTCCTTTAGTCGCTGGCCAGCGGAGATGAATTTAATCACCCCCTCGTTTCCGAGTCATGGTTTTGGCCTACTCGATCTCAATGCCATTACCTTGAAAACATCGCCAGCGATCGCCTTTCGCCGAGAACATATCAATGGCCAGCAGTATGCCCTCTACTTGCAAACGGTGGTCGATCACTTCCAGTTGCCTGTGAAGACGGGAACGGATGTTTTGGACATTGAGCCCCTTTCTCAGTGTCGTGGCTTTATCCTCAAAACTTCTGGCGGAGACGTCAAAACCCAGTTTGTGATCTGGGCTGCTGGAGAATTCCAATACCCAAAGTTAAATCCATTTTTGGGAGCAGACCATTGCATTCACAATTCTCAGATTCGCTCTTGGAAAAATTTGCCAGGGGATGAATTTACGATCATCGGTGGCTATGAAAGTGGTATGGATGCCGCGACCCACTTAGTTGCCTTAGGAAAGAGCGTCAGGGTTTTAGATCGGACTGGGGTGTGGGGGAACCAGGAGACGGATCCGAGTATTTCCTTGTCACCCTATACGCTGCAGCGCGTGATGTTGGCCCATCAAACGGGTCGTCTCGACTTGATCGGCAATGCCTCCATTGAGGAAGTCAAAAAAGTGTCAGAGGGCTATGCCGTCTTCAGCGAATACCAGAAATGGCTGACGGTTCATCCCCCGATTCTCTGTACTGGTTTTGAGACCAGCTTGCAGCAGATTGCATCGCTGTTTCTGTGGTCAGGGGGGCATGCCATTTTGAATGATGAAGATGAGTCGACGCTGACGCCAGGTCTATTTGTGGTTGGCCCTTCAGTCCGTCATCACGATGTTATTTTTTGCTTTATCTATAAATTTCGTCAGCGGTTTGCGGTAGTGGCTGATGCGATCGCACGTCGTTTAGACCTGGACCCTGCACCGTTAGAAACTTACCGCCAGCAAGGCATGTTTCTAGATGACCTGTCTTGTTGCGACAACGACTGTATCTGCTAA
- a CDS encoding DUF433 domain-containing protein, with amino-acid sequence MYYQHIITIEPGQRSGKPCIRGMRITVYDILEYLAGGMAEAEILEDFSELTLEDIKACLRGCLKSPVFYEKHVFQALSVNERSRVLDY; translated from the coding sequence ATGTACTACCAACACATCATCACGATTGAACCTGGACAGCGCAGTGGTAAACCCTGTATTCGGGGAATGCGAATCACAGTGTATGACATCCTAGAATACTTGGCTGGTGGAATGGCCGAGGCAGAAATTTTAGAGGATTTTTCTGAACTCACTCTGGAAGATATTAAAGCGTGTCTTAGAGGCTGTTTGAAAAGTCCTGTCTTTTACGAGAAACATGTATTTCAGGCTCTGTCTGTCAACGAGAGATCAAGGGTTTTAGACTACTGA
- a CDS encoding Fur family transcriptional regulator — MPEKLTPHQRRVLEVLFSTLQEFSAQDLHQELKKQQQRVGLATIYRALKVLQQHGKVQTRTLTNGEAVYSIASAHRHHLTCVHCGISMPLLNCPVHELEQELAQTQKFQVFYHTLEFFGLCQNCAEVGVSA; from the coding sequence ATGCCAGAGAAACTAACCCCTCATCAGCGGCGCGTGTTGGAAGTCCTTTTTTCCACTCTCCAAGAATTCTCTGCTCAAGATTTGCACCAAGAATTAAAAAAGCAGCAACAAAGAGTGGGGTTGGCAACCATTTACCGTGCCCTCAAGGTTCTCCAACAGCATGGCAAGGTGCAAACGCGTACTTTGACGAATGGTGAAGCAGTCTATAGTATTGCCTCTGCTCATCGGCATCATCTGACTTGTGTCCACTGTGGCATTTCCATGCCATTGCTGAACTGTCCAGTCCACGAGTTAGAACAGGAACTTGCCCAAACTCAGAAATTTCAAGTCTTTTACCACACCCTAGAATTCTTTGGTCTATGCCAGAACTGCGCTGAAGTGGGGGTTTCCGCCTGA
- a CDS encoding nucleoside recognition domain-containing protein, whose translation MPLLTPPAQRSIVVIGKENTGKSQLVASLTGCLPYSINFRGSTIACDTYVGGGLTVVDTPGIMYRSDRVTTQAALAQLDTHDTVLLVIKATHIDEDLADLWPLVVGKRGIVVITFWDKVSQAGLTQQSVQCWEQNSNLAFIPVDARHLTPAQHHDIRATLQEPTIFSPEWQPIPTGWRIEPRPTVLEHPQFGWLVAISLLLLPTLLAVWFANSFAAVVEPLMQALLQPLVDVLANIPLALPREMLIGRYGLLTMGPLLWIWAVPTVILYALCLGTYKASGLVERITVALHPLLHPLGLSGRDLVRVVMGFGCNVPAVISTRACSSCARKTCMSAIAFGSACSYQFGATLAVFSAAHRPSLVIPYLGYLTVTTLIYTRLIAPKSARSPHNRLMIEHRTFLERPRWATIWRETQGTLHQFFTSAIPIFVAITLIASMLDQLSLLTAAASIIHPLMQIFRLPPEAALPMILASIRKDGLLLFAEPETLSVLTPLQILTGVYLAGVLLPCLVTALTIAREQSLQFALALMGRQAIAATCFSLILAWGGYWCLGALANEAHPSSASSDLCQLHAMTELPSLRVRTETCANTEISSFLPHPRLLGTVPKRIEVGASA comes from the coding sequence ATGCCCCTACTTACCCCACCCGCCCAGCGCTCTATCGTCGTGATTGGTAAAGAGAATACAGGCAAATCTCAACTGGTTGCCTCCCTTACGGGATGTTTGCCCTACAGCATTAACTTCCGTGGCTCTACGATTGCCTGTGACACCTATGTCGGAGGCGGACTAACTGTTGTGGATACCCCCGGTATTATGTACCGTTCTGATCGGGTCACCACCCAAGCTGCACTGGCACAATTAGACACCCATGACACCGTGTTGCTGGTGATCAAAGCCACCCATATTGATGAAGACCTAGCGGATTTATGGCCCTTGGTGGTGGGGAAGCGGGGCATTGTGGTGATCACGTTTTGGGACAAAGTGTCGCAGGCTGGATTGACCCAGCAGAGTGTTCAATGCTGGGAACAGAACTCTAACCTGGCGTTTATCCCCGTTGATGCAAGACATCTAACCCCAGCCCAGCACCACGACATTCGGGCAACCTTGCAAGAGCCGACTATATTTTCCCCAGAATGGCAACCCATTCCCACGGGATGGCGAATTGAACCGCGACCAACGGTGTTAGAACATCCACAGTTTGGTTGGCTGGTGGCGATCAGTCTTCTACTACTACCGACCCTACTTGCGGTGTGGTTTGCCAATAGCTTTGCGGCAGTGGTCGAGCCTCTGATGCAAGCGCTGCTCCAACCTCTAGTAGATGTTCTGGCTAATATACCTCTGGCTTTGCCCAGGGAAATGCTGATTGGGCGTTATGGCTTGCTGACCATGGGACCGTTGCTATGGATCTGGGCTGTGCCGACCGTCATTCTCTATGCCTTATGTCTAGGCACTTACAAGGCTAGTGGCTTGGTAGAGCGGATTACGGTGGCTCTCCATCCACTGCTGCACCCCTTGGGTTTATCTGGACGTGATCTGGTGCGGGTCGTGATGGGATTTGGCTGTAATGTGCCAGCGGTGATCAGTACCCGTGCCTGTTCGAGTTGCGCTCGAAAAACATGTATGTCGGCAATTGCCTTTGGTTCTGCCTGTTCTTACCAATTTGGTGCCACCCTGGCGGTGTTTAGTGCAGCCCATCGGCCTAGTTTGGTGATTCCCTACCTGGGTTATCTCACTGTGACAACGCTGATCTACACTCGCTTGATTGCTCCCAAGTCGGCTCGTTCACCTCACAACCGGCTGATGATTGAACACCGCACGTTTTTGGAAAGACCGCGCTGGGCCACCATCTGGCGAGAAACCCAGGGCACCCTCCATCAGTTTTTTACCAGTGCCATTCCCATTTTTGTGGCCATTACCTTGATCGCATCGATGTTAGATCAGCTGAGTCTTCTGACTGCTGCTGCATCTATAATTCATCCCCTAATGCAGATCTTTCGCCTCCCTCCAGAAGCAGCCTTGCCCATGATTCTGGCCTCTATTCGTAAAGATGGTCTGCTGCTCTTTGCTGAACCTGAAACCCTCTCCGTTCTCACACCGCTGCAAATTCTCACAGGGGTCTACTTGGCAGGTGTCTTGTTGCCTTGTTTAGTCACGGCCCTGACGATCGCCCGAGAACAGTCTCTCCAATTTGCCTTGGCGTTAATGGGTCGCCAGGCAATCGCGGCAACTTGCTTCTCCTTGATCTTGGCCTGGGGCGGGTACTGGTGCTTAGGTGCATTAGCCAACGAGGCACACCCCTCATCGGCATCATCTGACCTGTGTCAACTCCATGCCATGACTGAACTGCCTAGTCTACGAGTCAGAACGGAAACTTGCGCAAACACAGAAATTTCAAGTTTTTTGCCACATCCTAGACTTCTTGGGACTGTGCCAAAACGGATTGAAGTAGGGGCTTCAGCCTGA
- a CDS encoding Crp/Fnr family transcriptional regulator, whose translation MTLITPTYATTHPPETSPVVRTFKRRECLPMIQNLLWKIDTGMVRSITLHEEGDITTLGLWGAGDIIGHLFAGIEPYQAECLGTVRVHRLLINDYQALEEAMWCHIQQSQALLTMQHGSVQTRFSRFLNWLADRFGQRSGDECFIPLPFTHQDIAEVIGSSRVTVTRLIGEFEREDTLSWSKKGCVLRHHSGPQTKPVEYPFKRCRY comes from the coding sequence ATGACACTGATTACCCCCACATACGCCACGACTCATCCACCAGAGACTAGCCCTGTCGTTCGGACGTTTAAGCGGCGGGAATGTTTACCCATGATTCAGAACCTTCTCTGGAAAATTGATACGGGTATGGTTCGCAGCATTACTCTTCACGAAGAGGGTGATATTACTACTCTAGGACTCTGGGGAGCGGGAGATATCATTGGGCATCTGTTCGCTGGCATTGAACCTTACCAAGCTGAATGTCTGGGCACTGTTCGAGTCCATCGACTATTGATCAATGACTACCAGGCACTAGAGGAGGCTATGTGGTGTCACATTCAACAAAGTCAAGCCTTGCTCACCATGCAGCATGGTTCAGTTCAAACGCGCTTTAGTCGGTTTCTCAATTGGTTAGCTGACCGATTTGGCCAGCGATCTGGAGATGAATGCTTTATCCCGCTTCCCTTCACTCATCAAGATATTGCTGAAGTGATTGGCTCCAGCCGAGTCACGGTGACGCGATTAATCGGGGAGTTTGAGAGAGAAGATACCCTGTCCTGGTCAAAAAAAGGCTGCGTCTTGCGTCATCATTCTGGTCCCCAAACAAAGCCTGTTGAGTATCCCTTCAAACGTTGTCGTTACTAA
- a CDS encoding DNA methyltransferase, producing the protein MKKRAPRNRTLTCSEHELAKFSESLLSLNSHVCIEQIAGRVINQDFFSAAQYLPKESVDLLVMDPPYNLSKNYNGHLFREKEKGEYNDWFLSVLKLLKPLLKPTATLYICSDWKTSVIIAPLLEREFYIHSRITWEREKGRGAKTNWKNNTEDIWFCSVTDQYTFNVDSVKQKRKVIAPYRHKNGKPKDWNEEDNGNFRLTHPSNIWTDISIPFWSMPENTDHPTQKPEKLIAKLILASSNPGDVVLDPFLGSGTTAVVAKKLERNFTGIELNQEYCCWALKRLQLADDDLSIQGYADGVFWERNTLNEQQKEGKLLSMKKSAQSNQKELFG; encoded by the coding sequence ATGAAAAAGCGTGCTCCTCGGAATCGAACACTTACATGCTCAGAACACGAGCTGGCAAAATTCAGTGAATCTTTATTATCTCTTAATTCTCATGTGTGTATTGAACAGATAGCAGGAAGAGTTATCAATCAAGACTTTTTTAGTGCAGCGCAATATCTACCAAAAGAGTCTGTTGATCTCCTAGTTATGGACCCTCCTTACAATCTCTCAAAAAACTATAATGGACATCTATTTAGGGAAAAAGAAAAAGGGGAATATAATGACTGGTTTTTATCTGTCTTAAAACTTCTTAAACCCCTACTCAAGCCTACTGCAACGCTTTATATTTGTTCTGACTGGAAGACATCTGTAATTATTGCACCACTTCTTGAAAGAGAATTCTATATTCATAGTCGTATCACATGGGAACGTGAAAAAGGTCGAGGTGCAAAAACGAACTGGAAAAATAATACAGAAGATATCTGGTTCTGTAGCGTTACAGATCAATATACTTTTAATGTTGATTCAGTTAAACAGAAGCGGAAAGTAATTGCTCCTTATAGGCATAAAAATGGAAAGCCAAAAGATTGGAATGAAGAGGATAATGGAAATTTTCGACTGACACATCCTTCCAATATATGGACAGATATCAGTATTCCATTTTGGTCAATGCCTGAAAATACAGATCATCCAACACAAAAGCCAGAAAAATTGATTGCCAAGTTAATTCTTGCAAGCTCTAATCCTGGTGATGTAGTGCTTGATCCGTTTCTTGGTAGTGGGACTACAGCAGTAGTAGCAAAAAAGCTTGAACGTAATTTTACTGGCATTGAGTTGAATCAGGAATATTGTTGCTGGGCACTAAAGCGTCTTCAATTAGCAGACGATGACTTGTCAATTCAAGGATATGCTGATGGCGTTTTTTGGGAAAGAAACACTTTGAATGAGCAACAAAAGGAAGGGAAGCTTTTGAGCATGAAGAAATCAGCTCAGAGTAATCAGAAGGAACTATTTGGATGA